The following proteins come from a genomic window of Gossypium raimondii isolate GPD5lz chromosome 5, ASM2569854v1, whole genome shotgun sequence:
- the LOC105771117 gene encoding pentatricopeptide repeat-containing protein At2g27610, translated as MASFPRLIRLFGDTRSISKGRALHAKIIISGMPRDIYTNNHLLAMYVRFDRILDARKVLEEMPERNVISWTALISGYSQVGMPEKALDCFSLMINDGVEPNYYTFVSAVSACASLGDGRAGKEVHGKIYRSGVDFSTPVSNSLINMYGKCGLLKSAQLVFDAMLSPNSISWTSLLSCYSQLAENLKSLNIFLKSRRVGVKINEFACASVLSACAGLEDLKFGMQIHCLVVKCGLEFDKFVETGLISVYAKCGDLNLACQVVLEVNQSKLAAWNSLIGGYVQQSKRREAIDIFLKLHSSGIRPSERTFSSILGAIADAENIELGNQLHTLIIKMGYSSFLVVRNSVLDFYSKCGFLQESLRSFEDIDEHDTVSWNSLISGYVRSGQYEDAIKLLKNMLFQGYKPNLYTYSIILSISSDFPAIEWGKQTHCCIIKPAFDSNVIVGSALVDMYAKCGVLNAAREVFDSLTSKNLVSWNTMLTGYAQHGFAREALEIYSMMQRGNVKPNDVTFIGLLSACAHAGLLKEGLYYYDSMTRDHGIAPRLEHLASIVNLLARKGETRRAYEFIRSFSMEPSKVVWRCLLSGCKIHKDLILGRLAAEKILSIDPEDTSAHIMLSNIYAEAKMWDKIAELRIIMNEKARKKDTGCSWIESKNKMYSFSSSHSTKFEGVNLIQVLNQLTVHLSDAGYFPHTSFYLSQERA; from the coding sequence ATGGCGTCATTCCCTCGCCTTATTCGCCTTTTCGGCGACACCCGAAGCATTTCCAAAGGCAGAGCACTCCACGCCAAGATCATCATATCTGGGATGCCCCGAGATATTTACACTAACAACCATTTGCTAGCTATGTATGTGAGATTCGACCGTATTTTGGATGCACGTAAAGTGCTTGAAGAAATGCCTGAAAGAAACGTCATTTCCTGGACTGCGTTGATTTCGGGATATTCTCAAGTTGGTATGCCGGAAAAGGCCCTAGACTGTTTCAGTTTGATGATTAATGATGGTGTGGAGCCAAACTATTATACTTTTGTTAGTGCTGTTTCAGCTTGTGCTAGCTTAGGTGATGGTAGAGCTGGGAAGGAAGTTCACGGCAAGATTTATAGGAGTGGGGTAGATTTTAGTACACCTGTTAGTAACAGTTTGATTAATATGTATGGAAAATGTGGGTTGCTGAAGTCAGCTCAGTTGGTTTTCGATGCAATGTTGTCGCCGAATTCGATCTCTTGGACTTCACTTCTTTCTTGTTATAGTCAACTGGCAGAAAACTTGAAgagtttgaatatatttttgaagTCGAGAAGGGTGGGTGTGAAAATTAATGAGTTTGCTTGTGCAAGTGTTTTGAGTGCATGTGCAGGATTGGAAGACTTGAAGTTTGGAATGCAAATACATTGCTTGGTGGTTAAATGTGGACTTGAGTTCGACAAATTTGTTGAGACAGGGTTGATAAGTGTTTATGCAAAGTGTGGAGACCTGAACTTGGCTTGTCAGGTGGTTTTGGAGGTAAACCAATCAAAGTTGGCTGCTTGGAATTCATTAATTGGAGGCTATGTTCAACAAAGCAAGAGAAGAGAAGCAATTGATATTTTTCTTAAGCTGCACTCTTCAGGAATCAGGCCTAGTGAAAGAACATTCTCTTCTATACTTGGAGCCATCGCTGATGCAGAAAATATTGAACTTGGGAACCAGCTTCACACTTTGATCATTAAAATGGGATATAGTTCATTTTTAGTTGTCAGAAATTCTGTGCTAGACTTTTACTCAAAATGCGGGTTTCTTCAAGAATCATTGAGAAGTTTTGAAGATATTGATGAGCATGATACAGtctcatggaattctctgaTCTCTGGGTATGTTCGGTCAGGTCAATATGAGGATGCCATCAAACTcctaaaaaatatgttatttcaagGATATAAACCCAATCTTTACACATATTCCATCATTTTGAGTATATCTAGTGATTTCCCAGCAATTGAATGGGGAAAGCAGACACATTGCTGTATCATTAAACCTGCATTTGATTCTAATGTCATTGTTGGAAGTGCCCTTGTAGACATGTATGCAAAGTGTGGGGTACTGAATGCTGCTCGAGAAGTTTTTGATTCTCTAACTTCGAAAAATTTGGTTTCTTGGAATACTATGCTTACAGGGTATGCTCAACATGGATTCGCGAGAGAAGCACTAGAGATTTATAGTATGATGCAGAGAGGTAATGTCAAACCTAATGATGTTACTTTCATTGGTTTATTATCTGCTTGTGCTCATGCTGGTCTTTTAAAGGAGGGTTTGTACTACTATGATTCCATGACTAGGGACCATGGTATTGCTCCAAGGCTTGAGCATCTAGCTTCAATAGTCAATCTTCTTGCTCGTAAAGGAGAAACTAGAAGAGCTTATGAGTTCATAAGGAGCTTCTCTATGGAGCCAAGCAAGGTGGTTTGGCGATGTCTTTTATCGGGCTGCAAAATCCACAAGGACCTAATCTTAGGAAGACTTGCTGCAGAGAAAATTTTGAGTATTGATCCAGAAGATACCTCAGCTCATATTATGTTATCGAACATATACGCAGAGGCCAAAATGTGGGATAAAATAGCGGAATTGAGAATAATCATGAACGAGAAAGCAAGGAAGAAAGATACAGGATGTAGCTGGATAGAATCGAAGAACAAGATgtattctttttcttcaagtCATTCTACAAAATTTGAAGGGGTCAACCTAATTCAAGTTTTGAATCAATTGACGGTACATTTGTCTGATGCAGGATATTTTCCTCATACATCGTTCTATCTTTCACAAGAAAGAGCTTAG
- the LOC105770664 gene encoding dnaJ protein homolog, whose product MFGRAPKKSDNTKYYEILGVPKTASQDDLKKAYRKAAIKNHPDKGGDPEKFKELAQAYEVLSDPEKREIYDQYGEDALKEGMGGGGGAHDPFDIFQSFFGGNPFGGGGSSRGRRQRRGEDVIHPLKVSLEDLYNGTSKKLSLSRNIICSKCKGKGSKSGASMKCSGCQGSGMKVSIRHLGPSMIQQMQHPCNDCKGTGETINDKDRCPQCKGEKVVQEKKVLEVNVEKGMQNGQKITFPGEADEAPDTVTGDIVFVLQQKDHPKFKRKSDDLFVEHTLTLTEALCGFQFILTHLDGRQLLIKTHPGEVVKPDQFKAINDEGMAMYQRPFMRGKLYIHFTVDFPDSLAPEQCKALEAVLPPRTSVQLTDMELDECEETTLYDVNIEEEMRRKQAQAAQEAYEEDDDMHGGAQRVQCAQQ is encoded by the exons ATGTTCGGGAGAGCACCAAAGAAAAGcgataatactaaatactatgAGATATTGGGAGTGCCCAAAACCGCTTCCCAAGATGATTTGAAGAAGGCTTACAGAAAAGCTGCAATTAAGAATCATCCTGATAAAGGCGGTGATCCTGAAAAG TTTAAAGAGTTGGCTCAAGCTTATGAGGTGCTGAGTGACCCAGAGAAGCGTGAGATATATGATCAGTATGGTGAGGACGCCCTTAAAGAAGGAATGGGTGGAGGTGGTGGTGCCCATGATCCATTTGATATCTTCCAATCCTTCTTTGGTGGCAATCCTTTTGGTG GTGGTGGTAGCAGCCGAGGCCGAAGGCAAAGAAGGGGAGAGGATGTAATTCACCCCCTAAAGGTTTCTTTGGAAGATCTCTATAATGGAACTTCCAAAAAGCTTTCTCTTTCACGCAACATAATTTGCTCCAAGTGCAAGGG TAAAGGGTCTAAATCAGGTGCATCAATGAAATGTTCTGGTTGTCAAGGTTCAGGAATGAAAGTCTCCATCAGACACCTTGGTCCTTCCATGATCCAACAGATGCAGCACCCTTGCAATGATTGTAAGGGTACTGGTGAGACCATCAACGATAAGGACCGTTGCCCCCAATGCAAAGGCGAGAAGGTTGTTCAGGAGAAGAAAGTCTTGGAGGTTAATGTTGAAAAGGGTATGCAGAACGGACAGAAGATTACTTTCCCTGGAGAAGCAGATGAAGCA CCCGACACAGTTACTGGGGATATTGTATTTGTCCTCCAACAGAAAGATCATCCAAAATTTAAACGGAAGAGTGATGACTTATTTGTAGAACATACATTGACACTTACTGAGGCACTTTGTGGCTTCCAGTTTATACTGACCCACCTAGATGGCAGGCAACTTCTCATTAAGACCCATCCTGGTGAAGTGGTTAAGCCTG ATCAATTCAAGGCCATAAATGATGAAGGGATGGCTATGTATCAAAGGCCATTCATGAGGGGTAAACTATACATTCACTTTACTGTCGATTTTCCCGACTCCTTGGCCCCCGAGCAGTGCAAGGCACTCGAGGCTGTGCTACCTCCGAGGACCTCAGTCCAGCTGACAGACATGGAGCTGGACGAGTGTGAGGAAACAACTCTATATGATGTCAACATCGAGGAAGAGATGCGTAGGAAGCAGGCGCAAGCAGCTCAAGAGGCTTATGAGGAAGATGATGACATGCACGGTGGTGCCCAAAGAGTGCAATGCGCTCAGCAATGA